A stretch of the Proteus sp. ZN5 genome encodes the following:
- a CDS encoding sulfite exporter TauE/SafE family protein: MLLVTQLLIGAVIGLVITTTGVGGGVILLPVLIYLFGMNALAAVATANLLSMLMKLSSSYIHFRLGNIPLKPALLILGIMFPATFLASYGVTWLGSQPQYYDRVESAINILMIVAIVFSLILFLQRMVRRSAISDPLITLPPPSTVTFSSLFVPGVSAGFVLGATGVGGGLVVLPVLMRFAQMGIKEAIGTSIFITTILSGGSAIAYSAGGYTDVHTALILCLGSLLSIPLARYLLVYLSERFFQYLTLSFILISIIMMSWKLIN, translated from the coding sequence ATGTTGCTTGTAACACAACTACTTATCGGTGCTGTAATCGGGTTAGTTATTACAACGACTGGTGTAGGTGGTGGTGTTATTCTATTACCTGTTCTTATTTATCTTTTTGGTATGAATGCATTAGCTGCGGTTGCGACAGCCAATTTACTCTCGATGCTAATGAAGCTCTCATCTTCTTATATTCATTTTCGGCTAGGTAATATTCCATTAAAACCCGCACTATTAATCTTAGGGATAATGTTTCCGGCAACATTTTTAGCGAGTTATGGTGTGACATGGTTGGGATCACAACCTCAATATTACGATCGTGTTGAATCAGCGATTAATATTTTAATGATCGTTGCTATCGTATTTTCATTGATCTTATTTTTACAGCGAATGGTAAGAAGATCAGCAATTTCAGATCCTCTAATTACTTTACCACCGCCTTCAACAGTGACTTTTTCTTCCTTATTTGTACCGGGAGTGAGTGCCGGGTTTGTGCTTGGTGCAACAGGTGTCGGAGGGGGATTAGTGGTGTTACCGGTATTAATGCGTTTTGCCCAAATGGGTATTAAAGAGGCAATAGGCACTTCTATTTTTATTACCACGATCCTTTCTGGTGGCTCTGCTATTGCTTATAGCGCTGGTGGTTATACCGATGTTCACACAGCACTTATTCTCTGCTTAGGTTCATTACTCTCCATCCCCTTAGCTCGCTATTTACTTGTGTATTTATCAGAGCGTTTTTTCCAATATTTAACTCTGTCTTTTATTCTGATCAGCATCATTATGATGAGTTGGAAATTAATAAATTAA
- the narL gene encoding two-component system response regulator NarL: MGSPTEKATILLIDDHPMLRNGVKQLLSLDTTLTVVGEAGDGIQGVKLAEELDPDLILLDLNMPGMNGFETLDQLRLKSLSGRIVVFSVSNYSDDLVTALKRGADGYLLKDMEPEELLAALKQAAAGKMVVSPALTPILAESLREDRSEGERDIEQLTPRERDILKLIAQGLSNKMIARKLDITESTVKVHVKHLLKKMKLKSRVEVAVWVHQQRVD; the protein is encoded by the coding sequence ATGGGATCCCCCACAGAAAAAGCGACAATTTTACTCATTGATGATCACCCGATGCTACGCAATGGTGTAAAACAACTTTTAAGTCTTGATACAACACTAACTGTCGTTGGGGAAGCGGGAGATGGTATTCAAGGTGTGAAGTTAGCTGAAGAATTAGATCCTGATTTAATTCTGCTGGATCTAAATATGCCAGGCATGAATGGTTTTGAAACGCTCGATCAACTGCGATTAAAGTCGTTATCAGGTCGGATCGTTGTTTTTAGTGTATCAAATTATAGTGATGACTTAGTCACAGCGTTAAAACGTGGTGCAGATGGTTATCTTCTGAAAGATATGGAGCCTGAAGAATTACTGGCGGCTCTAAAACAGGCAGCTGCCGGAAAAATGGTCGTCAGCCCTGCGTTAACCCCTATTTTAGCCGAATCATTACGTGAAGATCGCTCTGAAGGTGAGCGTGATATTGAACAACTCACCCCACGTGAACGCGATATTTTAAAACTGATAGCACAAGGGCTATCAAATAAAATGATCGCTCGTAAGCTTGATATCACAGAAAGTACGGTCAAAGTGCATGTAAAACATCTACTGAAAAAAATGAAGCTAAAATCTCGTGTTGAAGTTGCTGTTTGGGTTCATCAACAACGTGTCGATTAA
- a CDS encoding GntR family transcriptional regulator, which translates to MQKKTSPQILSQKVANVIRQKITIGELPPGERLSETALSETLEISRNTLREVFRVLTQEGLLTYKPNRGVFVSVPDMASIMDIYRVRRLIECDALRHSYPMHPAIVKMQDSVNQAKVFQEQQDWSGVGTCNMHFHTAIVELSDSPRLFKQYQLILAELRLAFGLLNDPQLLHAPYIEKNEQILTLLMDGKAQEAATAMEDYLEISERTVLAAFSRHNFC; encoded by the coding sequence ATGCAGAAAAAAACATCTCCACAAATTCTTTCTCAAAAAGTCGCAAATGTTATTCGGCAAAAAATCACTATTGGAGAATTACCTCCTGGTGAAAGATTGTCAGAAACGGCATTAAGTGAAACGCTAGAGATATCGCGTAATACTTTAAGAGAGGTTTTTCGCGTTCTTACCCAAGAAGGGCTTTTAACTTATAAACCTAATCGTGGTGTTTTTGTTTCTGTACCGGATATGGCAAGTATCATGGATATTTATCGTGTAAGACGATTAATTGAATGTGATGCTCTACGACATTCTTATCCTATGCATCCAGCTATTGTTAAAATGCAAGATAGTGTTAATCAAGCAAAAGTCTTTCAAGAACAACAAGATTGGAGCGGTGTAGGAACCTGTAATATGCATTTTCACACAGCAATTGTTGAGCTTTCAGATAGTCCTAGATTATTTAAACAATACCAGCTTATTTTAGCAGAATTGCGTTTAGCCTTCGGTTTATTAAACGATCCTCAATTATTACATGCACCGTATATTGAGAAAAATGAACAGATTTTGACACTTTTGATGGATGGAAAAGCCCAAGAAGCAGCAACAGCCATGGAGGACTATTTAGAAATTTCAGAAAGAACAGTCCTTGCTGCGTTTTCTCGTCATAATTTTTGCTAA
- a CDS encoding biotin carboxylase N-terminal domain-containing protein, giving the protein MTTTNQKQRVKHRVLIANRGEIAVRIIRACQDHGATSIAIYANDDIDALHVRLADEAYGLNGNLPKESYLDINKIIDIAHKANATMIHPGYGFLSERADFAKAVQDAGFIWIGPNPETIEVLGDKVKARKIAQSVGAPLVNGTADPVNDAKEVLDFAKQNGLPVAIKAAFGGGGRGLKIAHKMEEIEELYHSAVREAVTAFGRGECYVEQFLDKPRHIEAQIIADKLGNVVVVGTRDCSLQRRNQKLIEEAPAPYLTDEQRERIHQSAKDICAKAGYVGAGTVEFLLSANGTISFLEVNTRLQVEHPVTEETAGIDLVIEQLRIAEGLPLSIDKTPVPRGHSFEFRINAEDPAKGFLPTPGLITHFSQPSGPGVRVDSGVTENNQVSRQFDSMMAKLIVTGATREQAIARARRALSEFKIEGVASVLPFHCEMMEHADFTEDFKVHTRWIETDFQAKNTHFPRSTPAKNEELVRTFIEIDGRRHELALPAQLLSFSAVIPTAINACHEKEENEKAVTAPISGVLHSWILADGDKVKEGDVIAIMEAMKMEVQVIASCDGVLLQKAKTGDYFSAETVLAEIN; this is encoded by the coding sequence ATGACAACAACTAACCAAAAACAACGAGTGAAGCATAGAGTACTTATTGCAAACCGAGGTGAAATCGCAGTTCGTATTATTCGTGCTTGTCAGGATCATGGGGCGACTTCAATTGCCATTTACGCCAATGATGATATTGATGCACTACACGTTCGTCTTGCTGATGAAGCTTATGGACTCAATGGTAATTTGCCGAAAGAAAGCTATCTAGATATTAATAAAATCATTGATATCGCCCATAAAGCTAATGCCACAATGATCCATCCTGGCTACGGTTTTCTTTCTGAGCGAGCTGATTTTGCAAAAGCGGTACAAGACGCAGGATTTATTTGGATCGGCCCTAACCCAGAAACGATAGAAGTGCTTGGTGATAAAGTGAAAGCGCGTAAAATTGCACAATCTGTTGGTGCTCCTCTTGTAAATGGTACGGCTGATCCCGTTAATGATGCCAAAGAGGTTCTCGATTTTGCTAAACAGAATGGTCTACCTGTTGCCATTAAAGCCGCTTTTGGTGGTGGTGGACGAGGTTTGAAGATCGCGCATAAAATGGAAGAAATTGAAGAGCTTTACCATTCTGCTGTACGAGAAGCTGTAACTGCATTTGGTCGTGGTGAATGTTATGTTGAGCAATTCCTAGATAAACCTCGCCATATCGAAGCACAAATTATCGCAGACAAACTGGGCAATGTTGTTGTTGTCGGAACACGAGATTGTTCGTTACAGAGACGTAATCAAAAGCTTATTGAAGAAGCGCCAGCCCCTTATTTGACAGACGAACAACGTGAACGTATCCACCAGTCAGCTAAAGATATTTGTGCTAAAGCGGGTTATGTGGGTGCAGGTACAGTTGAGTTTTTATTAAGTGCAAATGGTACTATCTCATTTTTAGAAGTGAATACACGCTTACAAGTAGAGCATCCTGTTACCGAAGAAACAGCAGGTATTGATTTAGTGATCGAGCAGTTACGTATTGCTGAAGGTTTACCGCTAAGTATTGATAAAACACCTGTTCCACGTGGTCACTCTTTTGAATTTAGGATCAATGCAGAAGATCCCGCGAAAGGCTTTTTACCTACACCGGGTTTAATTACGCATTTTTCTCAGCCTTCAGGCCCAGGTGTTCGTGTAGATAGTGGTGTTACTGAAAATAATCAGGTTTCACGCCAATTCGATTCTATGATGGCAAAATTGATCGTGACAGGTGCAACTCGTGAACAAGCCATTGCTCGGGCTCGTCGAGCACTATCTGAATTTAAAATTGAAGGAGTAGCAAGCGTATTGCCTTTCCATTGCGAAATGATGGAGCATGCCGATTTTACTGAAGATTTTAAAGTGCATACCCGTTGGATTGAAACAGATTTTCAGGCAAAAAACACCCATTTCCCTCGTAGCACACCTGCAAAAAATGAAGAGCTTGTTCGTACTTTTATTGAAATTGATGGCCGTCGTCATGAACTCGCTTTACCTGCTCAATTACTATCGTTCTCTGCGGTAATACCAACAGCAATTAATGCCTGTCATGAGAAAGAAGAAAATGAAAAGGCCGTCACTGCACCTATCTCTGGTGTATTACATAGCTGGATCTTAGCTGATGGCGACAAAGTTAAAGAGGGTGATGTTATTGCCATTATGGAAGCGATGAAAATGGAAGTTCAGGTAATCGCTTCTTGTGATGGTGTACTACTGCAAAAAGCGAAAACAGGTGACTATTTTTCAGCAGAAACGGTCTTAGCTGAAATAAATTAA
- a CDS encoding 5-oxoprolinase/urea amidolyase family protein, which produces MRFLPVNLSHLLVELSSLKETLAFYESVKQADIAAIQDIVPAAKTLLIHYTPWLITAEELVFQLRQLEVKAVSARQTQSLTIPVHYQGEDLNEVAELLGITTSEVISRHTEQTYQVAFTGFAPGFAYLIADETQLYVPRRKTPRTRIPAGSVGLAGEFSGVYPQQSPGGWQLIGTTEIKMWDLSREQPAFLLPGNEVHFVDAQKSPITVSLPEKKAVVASSLSLNDKGLYVISAGLQTLFQDEGRIGAASMGVSASGALDKPALHAANRLVGNPATFVALEITQGGLTLKARQNCVIALTGADCSITLKHESGENEFLFGYQPIDVRCGDEITLGMPKTGVRSYLAVRGGFELPKVLGSYAFDTLAQIGPNALQEGDVLHLNNESTSCGILADELPISTLPKQGDIVTLDVVLGPRTDWFTTEAIKTLTSQLWQVTPQSNRIGLRLLGETPLAREQQQELSSEGTCIGAIQVPINGQPVLFLNDHPLTGGYPVIGAVAEYHLPLAGQIPVNAKIRFNPITEFQEY; this is translated from the coding sequence TTGCGCTTTTTACCCGTTAACTTATCCCATTTACTTGTTGAGCTTTCCTCTTTAAAAGAGACGCTCGCATTCTATGAATCCGTTAAACAAGCGGATATTGCTGCTATTCAAGACATTGTACCTGCGGCGAAAACACTCTTAATTCACTATACACCGTGGCTAATCACGGCTGAAGAACTTGTATTTCAACTTCGACAATTAGAAGTCAAAGCGGTATCAGCACGTCAAACACAATCATTAACGATCCCTGTTCATTATCAAGGTGAGGATCTTAATGAGGTCGCTGAATTATTAGGGATCACGACCAGTGAAGTGATCAGCAGACATACAGAACAAACCTATCAAGTCGCATTCACTGGTTTCGCTCCGGGTTTTGCTTATTTGATTGCTGATGAAACTCAGCTTTATGTGCCTCGTCGTAAAACTCCTCGTACACGTATTCCTGCTGGATCGGTCGGATTAGCTGGCGAGTTTAGTGGCGTTTATCCACAACAAAGCCCTGGAGGTTGGCAACTTATTGGTACCACAGAAATAAAGATGTGGGATCTCTCTCGTGAACAACCCGCTTTTTTATTACCGGGAAATGAGGTGCATTTTGTTGATGCACAAAAATCGCCGATAACCGTTTCACTACCGGAGAAAAAAGCCGTAGTCGCTTCCTCGCTCTCATTAAATGATAAAGGGCTATATGTTATTTCAGCAGGGCTACAAACTTTATTTCAAGATGAAGGGCGTATTGGTGCTGCATCAATGGGAGTATCTGCTTCAGGCGCACTTGATAAACCCGCTTTACATGCGGCCAATCGTTTAGTGGGTAATCCTGCAACCTTTGTTGCACTTGAGATAACCCAAGGTGGACTGACACTTAAAGCGCGACAAAATTGTGTGATCGCTTTAACAGGGGCGGATTGTTCCATTACGCTAAAACATGAGTCGGGTGAGAATGAATTCTTATTTGGTTATCAACCTATTGATGTTCGCTGTGGCGATGAAATTACTTTAGGTATGCCAAAAACCGGTGTACGTAGCTATCTTGCCGTGAGAGGAGGGTTTGAATTACCAAAGGTGTTAGGGAGTTATGCATTTGATACCTTGGCACAAATTGGACCTAATGCTTTGCAAGAAGGCGATGTACTTCATTTAAATAATGAAAGTACCTCATGCGGTATTCTTGCTGATGAACTGCCGATATCAACACTGCCAAAACAAGGTGATATCGTCACGCTTGATGTTGTTTTAGGTCCCCGCACTGATTGGTTTACCACTGAAGCTATAAAGACATTAACCTCTCAATTATGGCAGGTGACACCACAATCTAACCGTATTGGGTTGCGTTTACTGGGCGAAACCCCTCTTGCACGAGAGCAACAACAAGAATTATCGAGTGAAGGCACTTGCATCGGTGCAATACAAGTTCCGATTAATGGGCAACCTGTTTTGTTTCTTAACGATCACCCATTAACAGGAGGATATCCTGTTATCGGTGCCGTTGCTGAATATCACTTACCACTTGCAGGGCAGATCCCTGTTAACGCTAAAATTCGTTTTAATCCAATCACCGAATTTCAAGAATATTGA
- a CDS encoding putative hydro-lyase, which yields MTHLMQATADAIAKAQEARLAIRNGLAIPTAGMAKGMTQANMISLPRDWAFDFLLYAQRNPKSCPILDVCESGSYRTVLAKDADLRTDIPLYRVWENGKLADEITDATEIWAQHPDLVTFLIGCSFTFETPMLEAGIEIRHITDNCNVPMYKTNRLCRPAGRLEGELVVSMRPVPADRVADAVMISGRFPSVHGAPVHIGSPDALGIKDIMSPDFGSPVRIEEGEIPVFWACGVTPQAAVMHSGVPFALSHAPGHMFITDVPDAAYHV from the coding sequence ATGACTCATTTAATGCAAGCGACTGCGGATGCAATTGCCAAAGCACAAGAAGCTCGATTGGCTATTCGCAATGGTTTAGCCATACCAACAGCAGGTATGGCTAAAGGCATGACACAAGCTAATATGATTAGCTTACCTCGTGATTGGGCATTTGATTTTCTGCTCTACGCTCAACGTAACCCGAAAAGTTGTCCGATATTAGATGTTTGTGAATCAGGTAGTTATCGTACTGTTTTAGCGAAAGATGCCGATCTGCGTACTGACATTCCTCTTTACCGTGTTTGGGAAAATGGCAAATTAGCGGATGAAATTACGGATGCTACTGAAATTTGGGCACAACATCCCGATCTTGTTACGTTTCTTATTGGTTGTAGTTTTACTTTCGAAACACCCATGTTAGAAGCGGGTATTGAAATTCGTCATATCACAGATAACTGCAATGTACCGATGTATAAAACGAATCGCTTGTGTCGCCCAGCAGGGCGATTAGAAGGTGAATTAGTGGTTTCAATGCGGCCTGTTCCTGCTGACAGAGTCGCTGATGCAGTGATGATCAGTGGTCGTTTCCCTTCTGTACATGGTGCTCCCGTACATATTGGCTCGCCCGACGCTTTGGGTATTAAAGATATTATGTCACCAGATTTTGGTTCACCAGTGAGAATTGAAGAAGGCGAGATCCCCGTCTTTTGGGCTTGTGGTGTGACTCCACAAGCAGCAGTGATGCATTCAGGTGTTCCTTTCGCACTTAGCCATGCACCGGGGCATATGTTTATTACTGATGTGCCTGATGCAGCTTATCACGTATAA
- a CDS encoding 5-oxoprolinase subunit PxpA, producing MIKAVDLNSDLGESFGQWTMGNDDAVLEIVSSANIACGFHAGSPDGILKTLKAAKQHNVAIGAHVAYPDLVGFGRRNMDIASDELTADVIYQIGALQGLAKAAGLSVTYVKPHGALYNTIAHDKRQALAVIEAILAVDPQLTLVALAGSPLITLAKEKGLRVIAEAFADRAYHADGTLVSRKKEGAVLHDPERVAQRMLRLVQEGGVESIEGVFTAIQADSICVHGDSPDAVALAKSVKEILVNHGISIKPFAPLLLKNEV from the coding sequence ATGATAAAAGCAGTCGATTTAAACAGTGATTTAGGTGAGAGCTTCGGTCAATGGACAATGGGCAATGATGATGCGGTACTTGAAATTGTCAGTAGCGCTAATATCGCTTGCGGTTTTCATGCAGGTTCACCGGATGGAATTTTAAAAACATTAAAAGCGGCGAAACAGCATAATGTCGCGATAGGTGCGCATGTTGCTTATCCTGACTTAGTCGGTTTTGGTCGTCGTAATATGGATATCGCCAGTGATGAATTAACCGCAGATGTGATTTATCAAATAGGTGCTTTGCAAGGATTGGCTAAAGCCGCGGGTTTAAGTGTGACCTACGTTAAGCCTCATGGTGCGCTTTATAACACAATTGCTCATGATAAACGTCAAGCACTTGCTGTTATTGAGGCGATACTTGCTGTAGATCCCCAACTGACATTAGTTGCTTTAGCGGGATCACCTTTGATTACACTTGCTAAAGAAAAAGGCCTTCGAGTAATCGCAGAAGCTTTTGCAGACAGAGCTTATCATGCTGATGGTACGTTAGTTTCCCGTAAAAAAGAGGGAGCTGTTTTACATGATCCTGAACGTGTTGCTCAACGCATGTTACGGCTTGTGCAAGAAGGTGGTGTTGAGTCCATAGAAGGCGTTTTTACTGCGATACAAGCTGATTCTATTTGCGTTCATGGTGATAGTCCAGATGCCGTGGCTCTTGCTAAAAGTGTAAAAGAAATTTTGGTTAATCATGGTATTAGCATTAAACCTTTTGCACCTCTACTACTTAAAAATGAGGTGTAA
- a CDS encoding LysR family transcriptional regulator has product MQFSSEHIAIFLAVMDKGSFSAAARSLKRVPSAVSMAIANMEAELGYALFERSSREPQPTEKAKALEPHARMIAEQLKLLQVHAQELSMDLESVLNIGVAADINPDYLLPALSELTQRYPLLNVNVITAAQDDIIEMLHAHKIQLSLVYGGLYVNGDEQFQYLGSESLVATISASHIALAHPASVFIEDLVNVRQIMIASHTKELRDERSLVATNYWQTDSFQMALGMVEAGMGWGNLPYSLIYTQLQKGKLKQLQFKNTKNELRLPIHAMWLKGESLQKGAKELVELMSTHQPIVPNFN; this is encoded by the coding sequence ATGCAGTTCTCAAGTGAACATATTGCGATATTTTTAGCAGTGATGGATAAGGGATCTTTCTCTGCGGCTGCACGTTCATTAAAACGCGTTCCATCAGCAGTCAGCATGGCGATTGCTAATATGGAAGCTGAATTAGGTTATGCACTTTTTGAGCGTTCATCACGGGAGCCTCAGCCAACTGAAAAAGCCAAAGCACTTGAACCTCATGCCAGAATGATCGCAGAGCAATTAAAATTATTACAAGTGCATGCACAAGAGCTTTCGATGGATCTCGAAAGTGTCTTAAATATTGGTGTTGCGGCTGATATTAATCCTGATTATCTATTACCTGCGTTATCAGAATTAACGCAACGTTATCCATTACTTAATGTGAATGTGATAACCGCTGCACAAGATGACATTATTGAGATGTTACATGCACATAAAATTCAATTGAGCCTAGTTTATGGCGGCTTGTATGTGAATGGTGATGAGCAGTTTCAATATCTTGGCTCTGAGTCATTGGTTGCAACAATATCAGCAAGCCATATTGCATTAGCGCACCCTGCAAGTGTGTTTATTGAGGATCTTGTAAATGTTCGCCAAATTATGATCGCAAGTCACACCAAAGAGTTAAGAGATGAGCGCTCATTAGTGGCGACGAATTATTGGCAAACAGATAGCTTTCAAATGGCATTAGGTATGGTTGAAGCAGGAATGGGATGGGGTAATTTACCGTATTCGCTGATTTATACCCAATTGCAAAAAGGCAAATTAAAACAGCTTCAGTTTAAGAATACGAAAAATGAGTTACGACTGCCTATTCATGCGATGTGGCTAAAAGGGGAGTCGTTACAGAAAGGGGCGAAAGAGTTAGTTGAGCTGATGAGTACCCACCAGCCCATCGTACCTAACTTTAATTAA
- a CDS encoding NRAMP family divalent metal transporter, with product MATQDSANTTSSSFIKNRRSSLVAAIFLMATSAIGPGFITQTATFTATMGAAFAFGILASIIIDYVVQQSIWRVITVTNMRASDIANKAIPGSGYLLAVLVIFGGLVFNVGNIAGAGLGLNAMVGLDPKWGGILSALLAIYIFSSRKASNFIDRMIIVLGIVMILLTVFVMFASNPPVGEALRQTVLPDAINFATITTIVGGTVGGYICYAGAHRLLDKGTTGIENIDAVSSAATKGILVVGLMRYILFLAILGVVASGVTLDISSHAANPASQAFQHAAGLTGLRIFGLILWAAALTSVIGAAYTSMSFITVFKKGITERQRNIATIIFIAISLAIYMVMGTAPAALLVFAGGFNGLILPIGMTLFIFVAWRRQDLMNGYKYPAWLLWSGILVCALTWYMGIMSVGAIFNYLNIA from the coding sequence ATGGCTACACAAGATTCTGCAAACACAACATCAAGTTCGTTTATAAAAAATAGACGTTCTTCATTGGTAGCTGCCATTTTTTTAATGGCGACATCAGCTATTGGTCCGGGTTTTATTACTCAAACTGCAACCTTTACTGCCACTATGGGGGCGGCATTTGCATTTGGTATTTTGGCATCAATCATCATCGATTATGTTGTTCAGCAAAGTATTTGGCGAGTAATCACGGTTACTAATATGCGAGCTTCAGACATTGCTAACAAAGCAATACCTGGTAGTGGCTACTTACTTGCGGTATTAGTTATTTTTGGCGGTTTAGTGTTTAACGTAGGTAACATTGCGGGTGCTGGTTTAGGGCTTAATGCAATGGTAGGTCTTGATCCTAAATGGGGTGGGATCTTAAGTGCTTTACTTGCGATCTATATTTTCTCATCACGCAAAGCCAGTAACTTTATCGATCGTATGATTATCGTTCTAGGTATTGTCATGATCCTACTGACTGTTTTTGTGATGTTTGCCTCTAATCCTCCAGTAGGTGAAGCATTAAGACAAACTGTTTTACCTGATGCGATTAACTTCGCAACGATCACTACCATTGTCGGTGGTACTGTGGGTGGTTATATCTGTTATGCTGGTGCTCACCGTCTTCTCGATAAAGGAACAACGGGTATTGAGAATATTGATGCTGTATCAAGCGCTGCAACCAAAGGAATTTTAGTGGTTGGATTAATGCGTTATATCCTTTTTCTGGCCATTTTAGGTGTGGTTGCTAGTGGCGTAACATTAGATATTTCTAGCCATGCGGCTAACCCTGCTTCTCAAGCATTTCAGCATGCAGCGGGTTTAACTGGGTTACGTATCTTCGGTCTTATTTTGTGGGCAGCTGCATTAACGAGTGTGATTGGTGCCGCTTATACCTCAATGTCATTTATCACTGTATTTAAAAAAGGTATTACTGAGCGTCAACGTAATATCGCAACGATTATTTTCATCGCTATTTCACTCGCTATTTATATGGTTATGGGAACTGCGCCGGCCGCATTATTAGTCTTTGCCGGTGGTTTCAATGGACTGATTTTACCTATTGGTATGACACTATTTATTTTTGTTGCATGGCGTCGCCAAGATCTCATGAATGGTTATAAATATCCAGCATGGTTGCTGTGGTCAGGTATTTTGGTCTGTGCGCTGACTTGGTATATGGGCATTATGTCCGTGGGTGCTATTTTCAACTACCTCAACATTGCTTAA
- a CDS encoding PACE efflux transporter: MQGIKRKIVYVTAYEIFGWVISSVGLALLADSSTAVTGPLALVITTIAVSWNFIYNCIFEFWESRQVSRIRTFRRRLVHAIGFQLTLVLYLIPLIAWWLNVSLWQALVMDFALIIIIPCYTFVYNWVFDKIFGLPKSALPENAPAA; the protein is encoded by the coding sequence ATGCAAGGTATCAAACGAAAAATTGTCTACGTGACAGCTTATGAAATTTTTGGCTGGGTTATTTCATCAGTCGGGCTTGCACTTTTGGCTGATAGTTCAACAGCAGTAACAGGTCCATTAGCTCTGGTGATCACAACAATCGCGGTGAGTTGGAATTTTATTTATAACTGCATATTTGAGTTTTGGGAAAGCCGACAAGTTTCAAGAATTCGAACGTTTAGACGCCGCCTAGTACATGCAATTGGATTTCAGCTAACACTGGTACTCTATTTAATTCCACTGATTGCATGGTGGCTTAATGTTTCATTGTGGCAAGCGTTAGTGATGGACTTTGCACTAATCATCATCATCCCTTGTTATACCTTCGTTTATAACTGGGTATTTGACAAAATTTTTGGCTTACCAAAATCTGCATTACCTGAGAATGCACCCGCTGCCTAA